A genomic window from Synergistetes bacterium HGW-Synergistetes-1 includes:
- a CDS encoding 8-oxo-dGTP diphosphatase MutT has translation MLRVSAAIINNSDNEILICQRGPGGSCEFLWEFPGGKIEPGESPEECVVRECREELGIDIEVQDLFEQMTYPYPEREIEFLFFRASMTDGVPLASVHNCIKWVSPDMLGKYEFCPADVFVVEKLSKGK, from the coding sequence ATGTTACGAGTAAGCGCAGCTATAATAAATAACTCTGATAACGAAATACTGATCTGCCAGCGGGGGCCGGGAGGTTCCTGCGAGTTTTTGTGGGAATTTCCAGGAGGAAAGATCGAACCCGGCGAATCCCCGGAAGAATGCGTGGTCCGGGAATGCCGGGAAGAACTTGGAATTGATATTGAGGTCCAGGACCTTTTCGAACAGATGACATATCCATATCCGGAAAGGGAAATTGAATTTTTATTCTTTAGAGCATCGATGACCGATGGAGTCCCCCTTGCATCTGTCCATAACTGCATCAAATGGGTCTCGCCAGACATGCTTGGAAAGTACGAATTCTGTCCGGCCGATGTCTTCGTTGTCGAGAAACTTTCAAAAGGCAAATAG
- a CDS encoding ABC transporter permease, with protein sequence MLDAIDKKLLAEVADLHEMPHGAFNIRKNGRGVERNTTANIDIITKKDKSGIDVIIKPGTKGESVHIPVILSEGMEDMVYNTFEVGEDSDVLIVAGCGIHNQGGKKAQHDGIHEFFVRKGARMKYVEKHYGEGDGSGVRILNPKTIIEIEENGTAELEMVQIKGIDSTLRDTEVRLHKNSRLIVTERLLTYLSQTAESNITVNLLGEDASAQIISRSVAQNESKQVFHLNMRGYAKCRGHIQCDSIIMDQAQVSSVPEISAFNSDAQLIHEAAIGKIASEQLTKLMSLGMTEKEAEETILQGFLK encoded by the coding sequence TTGCTGGATGCGATCGATAAAAAACTGTTAGCTGAGGTTGCGGATCTGCACGAGATGCCGCACGGAGCATTCAATATTCGGAAAAATGGCCGGGGCGTCGAACGTAATACAACGGCGAATATCGATATCATAACGAAAAAAGACAAGTCAGGCATCGATGTTATCATAAAACCTGGTACAAAAGGAGAGAGCGTACATATCCCCGTTATTTTATCGGAAGGTATGGAGGATATGGTTTACAACACATTTGAAGTAGGAGAAGACTCAGACGTTCTGATCGTGGCAGGTTGCGGTATCCATAATCAGGGCGGCAAAAAAGCTCAACACGACGGGATCCATGAATTCTTTGTACGCAAGGGCGCCCGCATGAAGTATGTAGAAAAGCACTACGGCGAAGGTGATGGCAGCGGCGTACGGATCTTAAACCCCAAAACCATTATAGAGATAGAGGAAAATGGAACGGCCGAGCTTGAAATGGTACAGATTAAGGGGATAGACAGTACTTTGCGGGATACAGAAGTTCGCTTGCATAAGAACTCACGTTTGATCGTGACGGAAAGGCTGCTTACATATCTGAGCCAGACTGCTGAATCCAACATCACGGTAAATTTGCTTGGTGAAGACGCCTCCGCTCAAATCATATCCAGGTCAGTGGCTCAGAATGAATCCAAACAGGTTTTTCATTTGAACATGCGCGGTTATGCCAAATGCCGCGGACATATCCAGTGTGATTCGATCATCATGGATCAGGCACAGGTCTCGTCTGTCCCCGAAATCTCAGCCTTCAATTCCGATGCTCAATTAATTCATGAGGCTGCTATCGGCAAAATCGCATCTGAACAATTGACAAAACTAATGTCACTTGGAATGACGGAGAAAGAAGCGGAAGAAACTATCCTTCAGGGTTTCTTAAAATAA
- a CDS encoding ABC transporter ATP-binding protein: MLEVKNIGLILKGDEGEIQVLKDVNFTLDDKKIYVMTGPNGGGKSVMAKTIMGIHQPTSGQILLDGVDITHKELYERARMGIGYAFQQPARFKGIKVRELLEIAGGKKASVDTCDYLYDVGLCAQDYLDREINASFSGGEVKRIEIATILARDLKLAIFDEPEAGIDLWSMQRLTETFEKMNKKYDTTILIISHQERILDLADEVIMVAEGTVSEITNREKVLGEISRLDSDCMCRRSCSRGGKAIAGCDR; the protein is encoded by the coding sequence ATGCTGGAAGTTAAAAATATCGGTCTGATATTAAAGGGCGACGAGGGTGAGATCCAAGTATTAAAAGATGTGAATTTCACCTTGGATGATAAAAAAATCTATGTAATGACCGGGCCTAACGGCGGCGGAAAATCCGTAATGGCCAAGACTATCATGGGAATTCACCAGCCTACGAGCGGCCAAATTTTGTTGGATGGCGTGGACATAACGCACAAAGAGCTTTACGAACGTGCACGAATGGGCATCGGTTACGCATTTCAACAACCTGCCCGTTTTAAAGGCATCAAGGTACGTGAACTTCTGGAGATTGCCGGTGGGAAGAAGGCGTCAGTTGATACTTGCGATTATCTTTATGATGTCGGGCTGTGTGCTCAGGATTATTTGGACCGTGAAATCAATGCCAGCTTTTCCGGAGGAGAGGTCAAGCGGATCGAAATCGCCACGATTCTGGCCCGTGACTTGAAGTTGGCCATCTTTGACGAGCCTGAAGCGGGGATCGATCTCTGGAGCATGCAAAGGCTGACGGAAACATTCGAAAAGATGAACAAGAAATATGATACAACTATCCTGATAATATCACACCAGGAGCGGATTCTTGATTTGGCCGATGAAGTCATCATGGTTGCCGAAGGAACTGTCAGCGAAATAACCAACCGTGAAAAGGTCCTTGGAGAAATCAGCCGCCTCGACTCGGATTGTATGTGTCGGCGGAGCTGCAGCAGAGGAGGAAAAGCAATTGCTGGATGCGATCGATAA